Proteins encoded within one genomic window of Micromonospora halotolerans:
- the trpS gene encoding tryptophan--tRNA ligase translates to MSAARMLTGDRPTGRLHLGHYVGSIANRVKLHQRYESFFIIADLHMLTTRNSREDIEQVSRNAREMVTDILAAGVEPDRATFYLQSAIPEVGDLNTLFQNLVTVPRLERVPSLKEMSRDAGKEEMPYGLLGYPVLQAADILCVKGQVVPVGKDNAAHVEVTREIARRFNHLYREVFPVPEMIMSETPTLVGTDGAGKMSKSRGNAIALSDDPATVRRKVMGMYTDPNRIRADVPGTVEGNPVFAYLDVFHPDRATVEELKARYRAGRVGDVEVKEELADALNRFLDPVRERRARFEGQPGLVDELIVEGTERTRAEVRRTLVEVRRAMGLTSAYTQVRRRAERYRKAVGTPA, encoded by the coding sequence ATGTCCGCAGCACGGATGCTCACCGGTGACCGCCCGACCGGGCGGCTGCACCTCGGCCACTACGTCGGCAGCATCGCCAACCGGGTGAAGCTGCACCAGCGCTACGAGAGCTTCTTCATCATCGCCGACCTGCACATGCTCACCACGCGGAACAGCCGCGAGGACATCGAGCAGGTGTCCCGCAACGCCCGCGAGATGGTCACCGACATCCTCGCCGCCGGCGTCGAGCCGGACCGGGCCACGTTCTATCTCCAGTCGGCGATCCCCGAGGTCGGCGACCTGAACACCCTGTTCCAGAACCTGGTCACCGTGCCTCGGCTGGAACGGGTTCCGTCGCTCAAGGAGATGAGCCGGGACGCCGGCAAGGAGGAGATGCCGTACGGGCTGCTCGGCTATCCCGTCCTCCAGGCCGCCGACATCCTCTGCGTGAAGGGGCAGGTCGTGCCGGTGGGCAAGGACAACGCCGCGCACGTGGAGGTGACCCGGGAGATCGCCCGGCGCTTCAACCACCTCTACCGCGAGGTCTTCCCCGTCCCGGAAATGATCATGTCGGAGACGCCCACGCTGGTCGGCACCGACGGCGCCGGGAAGATGAGCAAGAGCAGGGGGAACGCCATCGCGCTCTCCGACGACCCGGCCACCGTGCGGCGCAAGGTGATGGGCATGTACACCGACCCGAACCGGATCCGCGCCGACGTGCCGGGCACGGTCGAGGGGAACCCGGTCTTCGCGTACCTCGACGTGTTCCACCCCGACCGGGCCACGGTCGAGGAGCTGAAGGCGCGCTACCGGGCCGGCCGGGTCGGCGACGTGGAGGTCAAGGAGGAGCTGGCGGACGCGCTCAACCGGTTCCTCGACCCGGTCCGGGAGCGGCGGGCCCGGTTCGAGGGGCAGCCCGGCCTGGTCGACGAGCTGATCGTCGAGGGCACCGAGCGGACCCGCGCCGAGGTGCGCCGCACCCTGGTCGAGGTCCGCCGGGCGATGGGCCTGACCAGCGCGTACACCCAGGTGCGGCGGCGGGCCGAGCGCTACCGCAAGGCCGTCGGCACGCCGGCCTGA
- a CDS encoding PRC-barrel domain containing protein has translation MQPFNPWLWRDPSALAGGYEQTRPDDVPRQRSEGAADDGPDAPGPGTPIDLTGYHVEATDGRIGAVDRASEDAGAGYLVVDTGPWIFGRKVLLPVGTVARVDHLERVVHVDRTREQVKESPAFDPDDFDRAEYREQVGNYYAESYRRD, from the coding sequence ATGCAGCCGTTCAACCCGTGGCTCTGGCGGGACCCGTCGGCCCTGGCGGGCGGCTACGAGCAGACCCGCCCGGACGACGTGCCGCGGCAGCGGTCCGAGGGCGCCGCCGACGACGGCCCCGACGCGCCCGGCCCGGGCACCCCGATCGACCTGACGGGCTATCACGTGGAGGCGACCGACGGCCGGATCGGCGCGGTCGACCGGGCGAGTGAGGACGCCGGAGCGGGCTACCTGGTGGTGGACACCGGCCCGTGGATCTTCGGCCGGAAGGTGCTGCTGCCGGTCGGCACGGTGGCCCGGGTCGACCACCTGGAGCGCGTCGTGCACGTGGACCGGACCCGGGAGCAGGTCAAGGAGTCACCGGCCTTCGACCCGGACGACTTCGACCGCGCCGAGTACCGCGAGCAGGTCGGGAACTACTACGCCGAGAGCTACCGGCGCGACTGA
- a CDS encoding alpha-ketoglutarate-dependent dioxygenase AlkB, producing MRGIHERPAGLTYQPDLVDDDEERSLVAALDALDFHEVRMHGQIARRTVRHFGYDYDYGSFQLTATEALPVALRWVRERCAALAGVDPEVLAQTLVTRYPPDSVIGWHRDAPAFGPTVVGLSLGSACLLRFQRGTGANRRVYELELAPRSGYALTGAARTAWQHSIPPVPALRYSLTFRMLRSAPA from the coding sequence ATGCGGGGAATCCACGAGCGGCCGGCCGGGCTCACCTACCAGCCCGACCTGGTCGACGACGACGAGGAACGTTCCCTGGTCGCCGCCCTCGACGCGCTCGACTTCCACGAGGTCCGCATGCACGGGCAGATCGCCCGGCGCACGGTGCGGCACTTCGGCTACGACTACGACTACGGCTCCTTCCAGCTCACGGCCACCGAGGCGCTGCCCGTGGCACTGCGCTGGGTGCGCGAGCGGTGCGCGGCGCTCGCCGGGGTCGACCCCGAGGTGCTCGCCCAGACGCTCGTCACGCGCTACCCGCCGGACTCCGTCATCGGCTGGCACCGCGACGCACCCGCCTTCGGGCCGACCGTCGTCGGCCTGTCGCTGGGCTCCGCGTGCCTGTTGCGGTTCCAGCGCGGGACCGGAGCGAACCGCCGGGTGTACGAGCTGGAGCTGGCGCCCCGCTCCGGGTACGCGCTCACCGGGGCGGCCCGGACCGCGTGGCAGCACAGCATCCCGCCGGTTCCGGCGCTGCGCTACTCGCTGACCTTCCGCATGCTCCGGTCCGCGCCCGCTTGA
- a CDS encoding SCO4848 family membrane protein — protein sequence MVLSRGWSLFLVGVGVWTWVIWPRFAVAIWNDPRAWSAGTVGEGSPTSFLWVHALLIAASLAIGTTVGVLGIRSWLADRRRRSA from the coding sequence ATGGTGCTGTCGCGCGGCTGGTCGCTGTTCCTGGTCGGGGTCGGGGTGTGGACCTGGGTGATCTGGCCGAGGTTCGCGGTCGCCATCTGGAACGACCCGCGGGCGTGGTCGGCCGGCACGGTGGGCGAGGGCAGCCCGACCAGCTTCCTCTGGGTGCACGCGCTGCTCATCGCGGCCTCGCTGGCCATCGGCACGACCGTCGGGGTGCTCGGCATCCGGAGCTGGCTGGCGGACCGCCGCCGGCGGAGCGCCTGA
- a CDS encoding NADPH-dependent F420 reductase codes for MKIGIIGSGHIGGTLTRRLRTLGHDVTVANSRGPQSLADLAAETGAMAGTLEEAVQGAELVVIAIPLRAVPELPAALFDGKLVVDADNYYPERDGDIPELLDRSLSSSRWTADHLKGARVVKVFNNIQAAYLMDRGQPAGTPDRIGLPVAADDADAKRLVMELVDELGFDPVDAGTLDESWRQQPGTPVYGTDRDADGVRQGLAAARP; via the coding sequence ATGAAGATCGGAATCATCGGGTCGGGGCACATCGGAGGCACCCTCACCCGGCGGCTGCGCACGCTGGGCCACGACGTCACGGTGGCGAACTCGCGCGGGCCGCAGAGCCTGGCCGACCTCGCCGCGGAAACCGGTGCCATGGCCGGGACCCTGGAGGAGGCCGTCCAGGGCGCCGAGCTGGTCGTCATCGCCATTCCGCTCAGGGCCGTGCCGGAGCTGCCGGCGGCGCTGTTCGACGGCAAGCTGGTCGTCGACGCGGACAACTACTATCCCGAGCGGGACGGCGACATCCCCGAGCTGCTCGACCGCAGCCTCAGCTCGAGCCGCTGGACCGCCGACCACCTCAAGGGCGCCCGGGTGGTGAAGGTCTTCAACAACATCCAGGCCGCGTACCTGATGGACCGCGGGCAGCCGGCGGGCACGCCCGACCGCATCGGGTTGCCGGTGGCCGCGGATGACGCCGACGCCAAGCGGCTGGTCATGGAACTCGTGGACGAGCTGGGCTTCGACCCGGTGGATGCCGGCACGCTCGACGAGAGCTGGCGGCAGCAGCCGGGCACCCCGGTCTACGGCACCGACCGCGACGCGGACGGCGTACGGCAGGGGTTGGCCGCGGCGCGGCCCTGA
- a CDS encoding VanW family protein, with protein sequence MTLYGEKVPSADDRPTVKVTAVSWPDVEPEPVAAPAAGGPGKPGRSRRRMLLAGGIVAAVVAAGTGLGTYAYAGDVPRGTTVLGTELGGRSRAEAARALDAELARRAATLNAPIAVTVGEKRAELKPADVGLAIDVDATVAAAAAAEAHPVSRLVGSRTVEPVVTVDTARLETALRTAMGDQGREMTMPAIIFTGTTPKPVYPKPALTVDAAGAAGVVKAGWLAGEPVTVPLVEKWPATTREEVERLLAELARPAVAAPVTLTTDGGKVTIPPAAIARGLRFAADDTGKLTPRVDVKRLRAALGDALAKLEVAPRDAGLTISGGKPKVVPGRAGRQVDATALGRDLLAVLPKADGRTVTAALKPAEPELTEAKLAELGIKERVSTFTTRFPGGLSSPRSQNIVQAAKDVDGAIVRPGETFSLNGHTGERGYDQGYKDAPTIVGGKLVPGVGGGVSQFTTTLFNASYYAGLQDVEHKPHSFYFSRYPAVIESTIYWPQLDFKFRNNTPYGVLIDTSYTGSTITVSMWSTKIYDSVKTEYGPRRNITQPRTVYLDPGPDCISAAGSVGFAQDAYRVIKKDGKVVKREKFSWRYDPEPRFICAKPPA encoded by the coding sequence GTGACGCTGTACGGCGAAAAGGTGCCTTCCGCCGACGACCGGCCCACCGTGAAGGTGACCGCGGTGAGCTGGCCGGACGTCGAGCCGGAGCCGGTCGCTGCACCCGCCGCGGGCGGGCCCGGGAAGCCGGGGCGGTCCCGGCGGCGGATGCTGCTCGCCGGCGGGATCGTCGCCGCCGTGGTGGCCGCCGGCACCGGTCTGGGCACCTACGCGTACGCCGGCGACGTGCCCCGGGGCACCACGGTCCTCGGCACCGAGCTGGGCGGTCGGAGCCGGGCCGAGGCGGCCCGGGCGCTCGACGCCGAGCTGGCCCGCCGGGCCGCGACGCTCAACGCCCCGATCGCCGTCACCGTCGGGGAGAAGCGGGCCGAGCTGAAGCCGGCCGACGTGGGGCTTGCCATCGACGTGGACGCCACCGTGGCGGCGGCGGCCGCCGCCGAGGCGCACCCGGTGAGCCGCCTCGTCGGCTCCCGCACGGTCGAGCCGGTGGTGACCGTCGACACCGCCCGCCTGGAGACCGCGCTGCGCACGGCCATGGGCGACCAGGGCCGCGAGATGACCATGCCCGCCATCATCTTCACCGGCACCACCCCCAAGCCGGTCTACCCGAAGCCGGCGCTGACCGTCGACGCGGCCGGCGCGGCCGGCGTCGTGAAGGCCGGCTGGCTGGCCGGGGAGCCGGTGACCGTGCCGCTGGTCGAGAAGTGGCCGGCCACCACCCGCGAGGAGGTCGAACGGCTCCTCGCCGAGCTGGCCCGTCCCGCCGTCGCGGCACCCGTCACGCTGACCACCGACGGTGGCAAGGTCACCATCCCGCCCGCCGCCATCGCCCGGGGCCTGCGCTTCGCCGCCGACGACACGGGCAAGCTGACTCCCCGCGTCGACGTCAAGCGGCTGCGGGCCGCGCTCGGCGACGCGCTGGCGAAGCTGGAGGTCGCGCCCAGGGACGCCGGACTGACCATCAGCGGCGGCAAGCCGAAGGTGGTGCCCGGCCGGGCCGGCCGGCAGGTCGACGCGACAGCGCTCGGCCGGGACCTGCTCGCCGTGCTGCCCAAGGCGGACGGCCGCACGGTGACCGCGGCGCTGAAGCCGGCCGAGCCCGAGCTGACCGAGGCCAAGCTCGCCGAGCTGGGCATCAAGGAGCGGGTCTCCACCTTCACCACCCGGTTCCCCGGTGGTCTCTCCTCGCCGCGCAGCCAGAACATCGTTCAGGCCGCCAAGGACGTGGACGGCGCCATCGTGCGGCCGGGGGAGACCTTCTCGCTCAACGGCCACACCGGCGAGCGCGGCTACGACCAGGGCTACAAGGACGCGCCCACGATCGTCGGCGGCAAGCTCGTGCCGGGCGTGGGCGGCGGTGTCTCCCAGTTCACCACGACACTCTTCAACGCCAGCTACTACGCCGGGCTGCAGGACGTCGAGCACAAGCCGCACTCGTTCTACTTCAGCCGCTACCCAGCGGTCATCGAGTCGACCATCTACTGGCCCCAGCTGGACTTCAAGTTCCGCAACAACACCCCGTACGGCGTCCTGATCGACACGTCCTACACGGGCAGCACGATCACCGTGTCGATGTGGAGCACCAAGATCTACGACAGCGTCAAGACGGAGTACGGCCCCCGCCGCAACATCACCCAGCCCAGGACGGTCTACCTGGACCCCGGCCCGGACTGCATCTCCGCCGCGGGCAGCGTGGGCTTCGCCCAGGACGCCTATCGGGTGATCAAGAAGGACGGCAAGGTGGTGAAGCGGGAGAAGTTCAGCTGGCGCTACGACCCCGAGCCGCGTTTCATCTGCGCCAAGCCACCCGCCTGA
- the nudC gene encoding NAD(+) diphosphatase yields MRTDERTQAYGGGWLDRAGALRADPGWVAARLSDPETELLPLWRDRCLVAADRVPVRRSAAGAAGLRAAAGETVFLGLDAGRAVFAVDLSGLGEAEACGLAGAAEAVDVRALVGGLGPAEAAVQAYAKGLLHWHRGQRFCGGCGSATVAGDGGHTRSCTGPGCGRLHFPRIEPAVIVLVEAPGEPERCLLARHRGAAEDSWSTLAGFVEVGESLEDAVRRELAEEAGVAVVDVAYQGSQAWPFPAGLMVGFRATAASTEVRVDGEELVDARWFTRAELRERVAAGRPLGRIDSIDHHLLGSWLDGRS; encoded by the coding sequence GTGCGGACGGATGAGCGGACCCAGGCGTACGGCGGTGGCTGGCTGGACCGGGCGGGGGCGCTGCGCGCCGACCCGGGGTGGGTCGCCGCCCGGCTGAGCGACCCGGAGACCGAGTTGCTGCCGCTGTGGCGGGACCGGTGCCTGGTCGCGGCCGACCGGGTGCCGGTTCGCCGTTCCGCAGCCGGGGCGGCCGGGCTGCGCGCCGCCGCCGGCGAGACGGTGTTCCTCGGGCTGGACGCCGGCCGGGCGGTGTTCGCCGTGGACCTTTCCGGCCTGGGCGAGGCCGAGGCGTGCGGGCTGGCCGGTGCGGCCGAGGCGGTGGACGTGCGGGCGCTGGTGGGCGGGCTGGGGCCGGCCGAGGCGGCCGTCCAGGCGTACGCCAAGGGGCTGCTGCACTGGCACCGGGGCCAGCGGTTCTGCGGCGGCTGCGGGTCGGCCACGGTGGCGGGCGACGGCGGGCACACCCGGTCCTGCACCGGCCCCGGTTGCGGCCGGCTGCACTTCCCCCGGATCGAACCGGCGGTCATCGTGCTGGTCGAGGCGCCCGGCGAGCCGGAGCGCTGCCTGCTGGCCCGGCACCGGGGTGCGGCGGAGGACTCCTGGTCGACCCTGGCGGGCTTCGTGGAGGTCGGCGAGAGCCTGGAGGACGCGGTCCGTCGGGAGCTGGCCGAGGAGGCGGGCGTGGCGGTGGTCGACGTGGCGTACCAGGGTTCGCAGGCCTGGCCGTTCCCGGCCGGGCTGATGGTGGGCTTCCGCGCGACGGCCGCCTCGACCGAGGTGCGGGTGGACGGCGAGGAGCTGGTGGACGCCCGCTGGTTCACGCGGGCGGAGCTGCGGGAGCGGGTGGCGGCGGGGCGCCCGCTGGGCCGGATCGACTCGATCGACCATCATCTGCTCGGATCCTGGTTGGACGGCCGGAGCTGA
- a CDS encoding DUF6230 family protein, with amino-acid sequence MSGGTRWRRFAAVMVPATVVAGGIVLGMANGAIAASFAVSGSTFKVGASKLEGNGFKQYGGLVKESDGTQHPVAVSEIADAKLYDLCQSVNASLPGIPIVLTINAGGGGKPATATDLLIDMDSLEGDATFEKIKIGRDAGDMNPAQPVLPKSFGQSADKVTITDLEQVARSTSAGVFTLNGLKLKVNVGKDAKECF; translated from the coding sequence ATGAGTGGCGGCACCCGCTGGCGTCGTTTCGCCGCCGTGATGGTGCCCGCCACCGTCGTGGCCGGCGGCATCGTGCTGGGCATGGCCAACGGCGCCATCGCGGCCTCGTTCGCCGTCTCGGGCTCGACCTTCAAGGTCGGCGCCTCGAAGCTGGAGGGCAACGGCTTCAAGCAGTACGGCGGCCTGGTCAAGGAGAGTGACGGCACCCAGCACCCGGTGGCCGTCTCCGAGATCGCCGACGCCAAGCTCTACGACCTCTGCCAGTCGGTCAACGCCAGCCTTCCGGGCATCCCGATCGTGCTGACCATCAACGCTGGTGGCGGCGGCAAGCCGGCGACCGCCACCGACCTGCTGATCGACATGGACTCGCTCGAGGGTGACGCCACGTTCGAGAAGATCAAGATCGGCCGCGACGCGGGTGACATGAACCCGGCGCAGCCCGTCCTGCCCAAGTCCTTCGGTCAGAGCGCGGACAAGGTGACCATTACCGACCTGGAGCAGGTGGCCCGTTCCACCAGTGCCGGCGTCTTCACCCTCAACGGCCTGAAGCTGAAGGTCAACGTGGGCAAGGACGCCAAGGAATGCTTCTGA
- a CDS encoding DUF6114 domain-containing protein, protein MTTAETQQAEPGRAGQAWRNFRRWRRTRPFWGGLFTALAGLEIFGTTQMSLHGLTFQMGPTGFLSWLIPVILFACGMLLWFSPQQRMFYAVVAAVTALYSMIGVNLGGFFIGLLLGMVGSALGFAWVPQKRPDPADEPVEPVAGSEEDDEAGEPEPALVDELLPRQREDETTGVLTDTLPEPRNPLREAAPADPPGAADSTQVLPAVGPDTPRGGGHRDPRAYAILFVVATVSAAGLLAIRGQEPAVAAPAACPTATAPAPRPSASASASASASARPSTALAEEKPAEEQKDSDGNLLTDIVDGITDLFTGGDDPEPSPSPSTSTAPAAAAAPAATATGTATPKPTGSATTTPSTPAKPDADCDSPAPTKPKPVEEGKPLPKLAADPDQPMVADPPSKLTGSKVTMTGLRFEGIVELPTRDGTLKCLKFTMDKAVTDDFTLLASGPAGKSQRYVTDRLTVEGDVAFYATRFVGRLLGIKITLTPDLPFPDGLPITSPIPITFTDPVMELAYENSKSLTARPVLKLDLT, encoded by the coding sequence GTGACAACCGCCGAGACGCAGCAGGCCGAGCCCGGTCGGGCCGGCCAGGCGTGGCGTAACTTCCGCCGGTGGCGGCGGACGCGGCCGTTCTGGGGCGGGCTCTTCACCGCGCTGGCCGGCCTCGAGATCTTCGGCACCACGCAGATGAGCCTCCACGGCCTCACCTTCCAGATGGGGCCCACCGGCTTCCTGTCCTGGCTGATCCCGGTCATCCTCTTCGCCTGCGGCATGTTGCTCTGGTTCAGCCCGCAGCAGCGCATGTTCTACGCGGTGGTCGCCGCGGTCACCGCGCTCTACTCGATGATCGGGGTGAACCTCGGCGGCTTCTTCATCGGCCTGCTCCTCGGCATGGTCGGCAGCGCCCTCGGCTTCGCCTGGGTGCCACAGAAGCGGCCGGACCCGGCAGACGAGCCGGTGGAGCCGGTTGCCGGGTCCGAGGAGGACGACGAGGCCGGGGAGCCGGAGCCGGCCCTCGTCGACGAGCTGCTGCCCCGGCAGCGCGAGGACGAGACGACCGGGGTCCTGACCGACACCCTCCCCGAGCCGCGTAACCCGTTGCGCGAGGCCGCTCCGGCGGACCCGCCCGGCGCCGCCGACAGCACCCAGGTGCTGCCTGCGGTCGGACCGGACACGCCGCGGGGCGGCGGTCACCGGGACCCCAGGGCGTACGCGATCCTGTTCGTCGTCGCCACCGTCTCGGCGGCCGGCCTGTTGGCGATCCGCGGTCAGGAACCGGCGGTCGCGGCGCCGGCCGCCTGCCCGACGGCCACCGCCCCGGCCCCGCGCCCGAGCGCGTCGGCGTCGGCCTCGGCGTCCGCTTCGGCCAGACCGAGCACCGCGCTGGCCGAGGAGAAGCCGGCCGAGGAGCAGAAGGACTCGGACGGCAACCTGCTGACCGACATCGTCGACGGCATCACGGACCTGTTCACCGGCGGCGACGACCCCGAGCCCTCGCCCAGCCCGAGCACCTCGACCGCCCCGGCGGCGGCCGCCGCGCCGGCGGCCACCGCGACCGGCACCGCCACGCCGAAGCCGACCGGCAGCGCCACGACGACGCCGTCCACCCCGGCGAAGCCGGACGCCGACTGCGACAGCCCGGCGCCCACCAAGCCGAAGCCGGTCGAGGAGGGCAAGCCGCTGCCCAAGCTGGCCGCCGACCCGGACCAGCCCATGGTCGCGGACCCGCCGTCCAAGCTCACCGGGTCCAAGGTGACCATGACCGGGCTGCGGTTCGAGGGGATCGTCGAGCTGCCCACCCGGGACGGCACGCTCAAGTGCCTGAAGTTCACCATGGACAAGGCCGTGACGGACGACTTCACCCTCCTGGCTTCCGGTCCGGCGGGCAAGAGCCAGCGGTACGTCACCGACCGGCTCACCGTCGAGGGCGACGTCGCCTTCTACGCCACCCGCTTCGTCGGGCGGCTGCTCGGCATCAAGATCACGCTCACCCCGGACCTGCCGTTCCCCGACGGGCTCCCGATCACCTCGCCGATCCCGATCACCTTCACCGACCCGGTGATGGAGCTGGCCTACGAGAACTCCAAGTCGCTCACCGCCCGGCCGGTGCTCAAGCTCGACCTGACCTGA